Proteins encoded together in one Hymenobacter monticola window:
- a CDS encoding glycosyltransferase family 2 protein, whose product MPNPSLNKSAATFPVEISIVIPLLNEAESLPELTRWIARVLPTRGLTYEVILIDDGSTDDSWEVIETLSTSDKTLRGIRFNRNYGKSAALNVGFEAARGRVVCTMDADLQDSPEELPELYRMIVEDKYDLVSGWKQKRYDPLSKTIPTKLFNGATRLMSGIQLHDFNCGLKSYDARVVKSIEVYGEMHRYIPVIAKWNGFKKIGEKVVQHQERKYGVTKFGLERFIFGFLDLLSITFVGRFRRAPMHFFGTLGTLSFLVGLLISLWLMGEKVWLSLHNLKARQVTEQPLFFLALTAVVVGVVLFVAGFLGEMVQLNGPKRNDYLVRERIN is encoded by the coding sequence ATGCCCAACCCGAGTTTGAATAAATCTGCCGCCACTTTTCCGGTGGAAATTTCCATCGTGATTCCGCTGCTTAACGAAGCAGAGTCGTTGCCCGAACTCACGCGCTGGATTGCGCGGGTGTTGCCGACGCGCGGGCTCACGTATGAGGTGATTCTGATTGACGACGGCTCGACGGATGATTCCTGGGAGGTGATTGAGACGCTGTCGACCAGCGATAAGACGCTGCGGGGCATTCGTTTCAATCGGAACTACGGCAAATCAGCGGCGCTGAACGTGGGCTTTGAAGCGGCGCGCGGGCGCGTGGTGTGCACCATGGACGCCGACTTGCAGGACTCGCCGGAGGAGCTGCCGGAACTGTACCGCATGATAGTAGAGGACAAGTACGACCTCGTGAGCGGCTGGAAGCAGAAGCGCTACGACCCGCTGTCGAAGACCATTCCGACCAAGCTGTTTAACGGCGCTACACGGCTGATGTCGGGCATACAACTGCACGATTTTAACTGCGGGCTGAAGTCGTATGACGCGCGCGTGGTGAAAAGCATCGAGGTGTATGGCGAGATGCACCGCTACATTCCGGTGATTGCGAAGTGGAACGGCTTCAAGAAGATTGGCGAGAAGGTGGTGCAGCACCAGGAGCGCAAATATGGCGTGACCAAATTTGGGCTGGAGCGTTTCATCTTTGGCTTTCTCGATTTGCTGAGCATCACCTTCGTGGGCCGCTTCCGGCGGGCGCCGATGCACTTTTTTGGGACGCTGGGCACGCTGTCGTTTCTGGTGGGCCTGCTGATTTCGCTGTGGCTGATGGGGGAGAAGGTGTGGCTGTCGCTGCACAACCTGAAGGCCCGGCAGGTGACGGAGCAGCCGCTGTTTTTCCTGGCGCTCACGGCGGTGGTGGTGGGCGTGGTGCTGTTTGTGGCCGGTTTTCTGGGCGAGATGGTGCAGCTGAACGGGCCAAAGCGCAACGACTACTTGGTGCGCGAGAGAATCAATTAA
- a CDS encoding DUF1801 domain-containing protein produces MPDSSAFDDFIAALPAERQPIAAHVWQLVRRAVPPGYTEHIGPKYLEFRAGPDMYVGLANQKGHLSLHLVPMYLMPALQEQLAAAAPKLKMGKGCVNFKRMEELPQEALRELLAATPPAEYAARLQAVRSASRKKD; encoded by the coding sequence ATGCCCGATTCATCCGCCTTCGACGATTTTATTGCCGCTCTGCCCGCCGAGCGGCAGCCGATAGCCGCGCACGTGTGGCAGCTGGTGCGCCGGGCCGTACCGCCGGGCTATACCGAGCACATTGGCCCGAAGTACCTGGAGTTTCGGGCGGGGCCCGATATGTACGTGGGGCTGGCCAACCAAAAAGGCCACCTGAGCCTGCACCTCGTGCCCATGTACCTTATGCCCGCGCTGCAGGAGCAGCTGGCAGCCGCTGCACCCAAGCTGAAAATGGGCAAGGGCTGCGTAAATTTTAAAAGAATGGAAGAGCTGCCCCAAGAGGCGCTGAGGGAGTTGCTTGCGGCCACGCCCCCGGCCGAATACGCGGCCAGGCTGCAAGCCGTGCGCAGTGCATCGCGCAAAAAAGACTAA
- a CDS encoding DUF4199 domain-containing protein, producing the protein METNSTPVTTTSVALRYGLLTGLVSVIFSFGLNVMHQEGSPLRYLSFAILIGGLVLAMNHFKQQNRGFMSYGQGLGIGAVLSAVVGAISGIFAYVYMNFIDTDMLGRITEKMRADMEARGGLSDEQIDQAVAMSSKFMNGPVMVGAALLGTLLIGVLLSLVISAIIKNAQPEFE; encoded by the coding sequence ATGGAAACCAACTCTACGCCCGTTACGACTACCTCAGTTGCGCTGCGCTATGGCCTGCTCACCGGCTTGGTCAGCGTTATTTTTTCGTTCGGCCTGAACGTGATGCATCAGGAAGGCAGCCCACTCCGGTACCTGTCTTTCGCTATTTTGATTGGCGGTTTGGTGCTAGCCATGAACCATTTCAAGCAGCAGAACCGTGGGTTCATGAGCTACGGGCAGGGACTCGGCATTGGGGCGGTGCTTTCGGCCGTAGTGGGGGCGATATCGGGCATTTTCGCCTACGTGTACATGAATTTTATCGACACCGACATGCTGGGCCGCATTACGGAGAAAATGCGGGCCGACATGGAGGCGCGCGGCGGCCTGAGCGACGAGCAGATTGACCAGGCCGTGGCGATGTCGAGCAAGTTTATGAACGGCCCGGTGATGGTGGGGGCGGCCCTGCTCGGCACGCTGCTAATTGGAGTGCTGCTGTCGCTGGTGATTTCGGCCATTATCAAAAATGCCCAACCCGAGTTTGAATAA
- a CDS encoding BatA domain-containing protein, which produces MQLLFPWFLLGLLAISVPVLIHLLQLRRPQRVLFTNTAFIRQVELVTVRHRQVQHWLVLLARVLAVVALVFVFCQPFIPAKKENLVKQNGTDVWVDNTYSMQVRGLSGKDLLEEAVMQAGKLGQVDKTARLRLINSTRKSVSYGEYVDELDGLRLGNKTAGNALTEGTSPLYLFSDFQRNSFTSNTLNKFGREKQVVLVLMKGKASGNVFVDSMWLDDAFVRVRTNLGLHIRVHNGGQADVVDCPVKVFLGAKQVVAFRVSVGAGESVTKVAQVQVGEASLVEGQVVVEDAPVVFDNVYYFTLQPAASIQVLEIGNEPLAQQVYGNEALFAYSFAKAGRVDYGTLQKANLILVSELRAIDAGLREALRAALRRGASVMVVPSASDGARASYDDLFKDLGLGAVQWESQAAAPELREVAMPSAQEPFFRDVFGAQQRAVTMPRVAPVLRWSRTGTDIMRLRDGESYLANFASGTGQVYVFSAPFAAAYSNFMEHALFVPVMYRMAMLSYRSEQLPAYRLDQGVVALKLPATGSEGAATRSDEATFRLVKDSVTLIPAQRVLGSEVRLELPETMTAPGFYQVRQGQKVLTTLAFNANKRESELAAYSVDELRQMLGENHPNVRVVESGADGAGLAADSAAQTGTPLWRYFLAAALVFLLAEALLVRFGRRRAATAQAGVGAKAVA; this is translated from the coding sequence ATGCAGTTATTATTTCCGTGGTTTTTGCTGGGACTTCTTGCTATTTCTGTTCCAGTTCTGATTCATCTATTGCAATTGCGACGGCCGCAACGAGTCTTATTTACAAATACGGCATTTATTCGACAGGTAGAACTGGTGACTGTGCGCCACCGGCAGGTGCAGCATTGGCTTGTTCTGCTAGCGCGGGTATTAGCTGTCGTCGCGCTTGTATTTGTATTCTGCCAGCCTTTCATCCCTGCCAAGAAGGAAAACTTAGTGAAGCAGAATGGAACGGATGTGTGGGTAGACAATACGTACAGCATGCAGGTGCGCGGATTATCCGGGAAGGATTTGCTTGAAGAAGCGGTGATGCAGGCTGGGAAACTGGGGCAGGTTGATAAGACGGCTAGGCTGCGACTTATAAATTCAACTCGTAAAAGCGTAAGCTATGGAGAATACGTTGACGAACTTGACGGTTTGAGATTGGGGAATAAGACTGCAGGTAATGCTTTGACTGAAGGCACTTCTCCGCTGTATTTATTTTCTGACTTTCAAAGGAATTCGTTTACTAGCAATACGCTAAACAAATTTGGCAGAGAGAAGCAGGTAGTGCTAGTCCTGATGAAGGGGAAAGCAAGTGGGAATGTTTTTGTTGATAGTATGTGGTTAGATGACGCATTTGTGCGAGTGCGTACCAACTTAGGTTTGCATATTCGGGTGCATAATGGTGGGCAGGCAGATGTAGTAGATTGCCCGGTGAAAGTGTTTCTGGGGGCGAAGCAGGTGGTTGCCTTTCGGGTGAGTGTGGGGGCTGGCGAGTCGGTGACAAAAGTGGCCCAAGTGCAGGTAGGTGAGGCATCTTTGGTGGAGGGGCAAGTGGTAGTAGAGGATGCGCCGGTGGTGTTTGACAATGTTTATTATTTCACGTTGCAGCCGGCGGCTTCTATTCAGGTATTGGAAATAGGCAACGAACCACTTGCTCAGCAGGTGTATGGAAATGAGGCATTATTCGCATACTCTTTTGCTAAAGCTGGCCGGGTAGACTATGGCACTTTGCAGAAGGCCAACTTGATATTAGTGAGCGAATTGCGGGCAATAGATGCGGGCTTGCGTGAGGCGCTACGGGCAGCGTTGCGGCGGGGAGCAAGCGTAATGGTGGTTCCTTCGGCGAGTGATGGAGCACGTGCTTCTTATGATGACCTTTTTAAAGACTTGGGCTTGGGGGCGGTGCAGTGGGAATCCCAGGCGGCGGCACCGGAACTGCGTGAGGTGGCTATGCCAAGTGCGCAGGAACCGTTTTTTCGGGATGTATTCGGCGCCCAGCAACGGGCGGTGACAATGCCGCGGGTGGCGCCCGTGCTACGGTGGTCGCGAACCGGAACGGATATCATGCGACTGCGCGATGGAGAAAGCTATTTGGCGAATTTTGCCAGCGGTACGGGACAGGTGTATGTGTTTTCGGCGCCGTTTGCGGCTGCGTATTCCAATTTCATGGAACATGCTTTGTTCGTGCCGGTTATGTACCGAATGGCGATGCTCAGCTATCGGAGTGAGCAGTTGCCGGCTTACCGTCTCGACCAAGGTGTGGTGGCATTGAAGTTGCCAGCTACGGGTTCTGAAGGTGCCGCCACGCGAAGCGACGAAGCTACTTTTCGGTTGGTGAAAGACAGTGTGACGCTGATTCCGGCACAACGGGTGTTGGGCTCGGAGGTACGACTGGAATTGCCTGAAACGATGACTGCGCCGGGTTTTTACCAAGTGCGTCAAGGACAGAAAGTATTGACAACACTAGCGTTTAACGCGAACAAGCGCGAATCAGAGCTGGCGGCTTATTCGGTGGACGAGTTGCGGCAAATGCTGGGAGAAAATCATCCGAATGTGCGGGTGGTGGAAAGCGGTGCTGACGGGGCTGGGCTGGCGGCCGATAGCGCTGCCCAAACGGGCACGCCGCTTTGGCGGTACTTCCTGGCCGCTGCTTTGGTCTTTCTGCTGGCGGAAGCGCTGTTGGTGCGTTTCGGACGGCGCCGGGCTGCGACAGCACAAGCCGGAGTGGGAGCCAAAGCTGTGGCATAA
- a CDS encoding DUF4199 domain-containing protein, producing the protein MAVSIGDPVAPRADDSARRVTQLALKFGVGVGLVCVVWMVGLQLTGNNGFGPKQLLAQLLVPMVAVASQWQLRRQLKPEKPGLGRALGVGVLTALLAAVVSAVGVMGLAAGAGEEAVSRHRAEVKEIVQAQQREAAKQGVSAALRQQQLQQIDHLTVGNIASSNFLQVLVLGLVLAVPAGIFLRE; encoded by the coding sequence ATGGCAGTTTCTATTGGCGACCCGGTGGCGCCACGGGCCGATGATTCGGCGCGGAGGGTGACGCAGCTGGCGCTGAAGTTTGGCGTTGGCGTTGGGTTGGTTTGCGTGGTGTGGATGGTAGGGTTGCAACTGACCGGTAACAACGGATTTGGGCCCAAGCAGCTACTGGCGCAACTGTTGGTGCCGATGGTGGCCGTGGCCAGCCAGTGGCAATTGCGGCGACAGCTGAAGCCAGAAAAACCGGGTTTGGGCCGTGCGCTGGGCGTGGGTGTGCTCACCGCCCTGCTGGCAGCGGTGGTATCGGCGGTGGGGGTGATGGGGCTGGCGGCTGGGGCTGGCGAAGAGGCGGTAAGTCGTCATCGCGCCGAAGTGAAGGAGATTGTGCAGGCGCAGCAGCGCGAGGCAGCGAAGCAGGGAGTATCGGCGGCGCTGCGGCAGCAGCAGTTGCAGCAAATAGACCACCTCACGGTGGGCAACATTGCAAGCAGCAATTTCCTGCAGGTGCTGGTGCTCGGGCTGGTGCTGGCGGTGCCGGCAGGAATATTTTTGCGCGAATAA
- a CDS encoding glycosyltransferase, producing the protein MKVVIIGPAFPLRGGLATYNERLARAFKEAGDTVRIVTFSLQYPNFLFPGQTQFSTDAGPADLQIEVSLNSVNPLSWWRVGRRLRAERPDLVVFRFWLPFMGPALGTVARLARGNGHTRVVAITDNVIPHEKRPGDGPLTRFFLSACDGFVTMSRSVLSDLQRLGFGKKPALYRPHPLYDNFGPIKPKSEALAALGLPATVRYLLFFGFIRAYKGLDILLEAFADARIAALPVKLIIAGEFYEDAAPYEALIQRYQLESRIIRATDFIPNEKVADYFCAADLIMQPYKNATQSGVSQIAYHFERPMLVTDVGGLAELIPDGVVGYVVPPTPAAIADAVVAFYAGQREAELAAGVREQKKQFSWPVMVAALKEVAEATE; encoded by the coding sequence ATGAAGGTTGTCATTATTGGCCCGGCTTTTCCGCTGCGGGGCGGGCTGGCCACTTACAATGAGCGGCTGGCGCGGGCGTTCAAAGAGGCCGGCGACACGGTGCGCATTGTTACGTTTTCGCTGCAATACCCCAACTTCTTGTTTCCTGGCCAAACGCAGTTCAGCACGGATGCCGGACCGGCGGATTTACAGATTGAAGTCAGCCTGAACTCGGTCAATCCACTGTCGTGGTGGCGGGTGGGGCGGAGGCTGCGAGCTGAGCGGCCCGACTTGGTGGTGTTCAGGTTCTGGCTGCCGTTTATGGGGCCGGCGCTGGGCACGGTGGCGCGGCTAGCACGCGGCAATGGGCACACGCGTGTGGTGGCCATTACGGATAATGTGATTCCGCACGAAAAGCGGCCGGGCGACGGGCCGCTGACCCGTTTTTTCCTGAGCGCCTGCGACGGCTTTGTGACCATGAGCCGCAGCGTGCTCAGCGACTTGCAGCGGCTGGGCTTTGGGAAGAAACCGGCGCTGTACCGGCCGCACCCGTTGTACGACAATTTTGGGCCGATAAAACCGAAAAGCGAAGCCCTCGCGGCCCTGGGGCTGCCGGCTACGGTGCGCTATCTGTTATTCTTCGGGTTTATTCGGGCTTACAAAGGGCTGGATATATTGCTTGAGGCCTTTGCCGATGCGCGCATTGCCGCACTGCCGGTTAAGCTGATTATTGCCGGCGAATTTTACGAAGACGCTGCGCCGTACGAGGCGCTTATCCAGCGTTATCAGCTGGAAAGCCGGATTATCAGAGCCACAGATTTTATTCCCAATGAAAAAGTGGCGGATTATTTCTGTGCGGCCGACCTGATTATGCAGCCCTACAAGAATGCCACGCAAAGCGGCGTGTCGCAAATAGCGTATCATTTTGAGCGGCCCATGTTGGTAACGGACGTGGGCGGCCTGGCCGAGTTGATTCCGGACGGGGTGGTGGGCTACGTGGTGCCGCCCACGCCGGCAGCCATTGCCGATGCGGTGGTGGCATTTTATGCCGGGCAACGAGAGGCGGAGCTTGCAGCCGGTGTGCGCGAGCAGAAAAAGCAGTTTTCGTGGCCGGTGATGGTGGCGGCGCTCAAGGAAGTGGCAGAAGCTACCGAGTAA